In a single window of the Leptospira johnsonii genome:
- the nusA gene encoding transcription termination factor NusA, with amino-acid sequence MAVKKKEVEVNLLEAIQQFCADKSLDREAVMGVIRDSLITAYKKKSGIETLEEEENPIKVEFASSGDGENVVIVVSRKVVESSPKNGLEISLEDAQAVYPNATVGEVLDFKEKPMELSRIISSQAKQMVFQRLRDMEKELLYLEYKAKEGELTHGYFQRWKKDAMSIDLGKVEGIMPKREQNPGEKYHSGDRLKAIIQKVELRPREPIPVITLSRASADFVRKLFEMEIPEIYDGLVEIVNVARQPSIRTKVVVYATRGDIDPVGACVGMKGVRIQSIVRELGNERIDIVQYSSDPTEFIANAISPAKPYDVKADSVGREAMVIVPEEQLSLAIGINGSNVKLASQLTGFRIDIKTIAQYNEEFSSPEARERLDKLFSPPAPVVEEEDDGATALEDLPGLSARLIGLLRSAGINNVETLIEISQDDLAKLPGIGQTTAAQILRILAESVEWVEES; translated from the coding sequence ATGGCAGTTAAGAAGAAAGAAGTCGAAGTAAATCTGTTGGAAGCGATCCAACAATTTTGTGCCGACAAATCCCTAGACAGGGAAGCCGTGATGGGAGTCATTCGTGATTCTTTGATTACCGCGTATAAAAAAAAGTCGGGCATCGAAACTCTGGAAGAGGAAGAAAACCCGATTAAGGTAGAATTCGCTTCCTCCGGGGACGGAGAAAATGTCGTAATCGTAGTATCCCGCAAAGTTGTGGAATCCTCTCCTAAAAACGGATTGGAAATCTCCTTAGAAGATGCTCAGGCTGTTTATCCTAACGCAACTGTGGGAGAGGTCCTGGATTTTAAAGAAAAGCCGATGGAGCTTTCCAGGATCATTTCTTCTCAAGCAAAACAAATGGTATTCCAACGCTTGAGAGATATGGAAAAAGAACTTCTGTATCTGGAATACAAAGCAAAAGAAGGCGAACTGACTCACGGATATTTCCAACGTTGGAAAAAAGACGCAATGTCTATCGATCTTGGTAAGGTCGAAGGTATTATGCCTAAGCGTGAGCAAAACCCCGGAGAAAAATATCATAGCGGGGATCGCCTAAAAGCAATCATACAAAAAGTAGAACTTCGTCCTAGAGAACCGATCCCTGTGATCACTCTTTCCAGAGCCTCTGCGGATTTTGTTCGTAAACTTTTCGAAATGGAAATCCCGGAGATCTACGACGGACTCGTAGAGATCGTTAACGTGGCTCGTCAACCTTCCATTCGTACCAAAGTAGTCGTTTATGCTACCAGAGGAGATATTGATCCTGTGGGAGCCTGCGTTGGTATGAAAGGGGTTCGTATCCAGTCCATCGTTCGGGAATTAGGTAACGAAAGGATAGATATCGTTCAATACTCTTCGGATCCGACAGAGTTTATCGCAAACGCGATTTCTCCGGCTAAACCGTACGATGTAAAGGCGGATTCCGTAGGTAGAGAAGCGATGGTAATCGTTCCAGAAGAACAATTATCTCTTGCAATCGGAATCAACGGTTCCAATGTAAAGTTGGCATCGCAGTTAACCGGATTTAGGATCGATATCAAAACGATAGCCCAGTACAATGAAGAATTCTCTTCTCCGGAAGCGAGAGAGAGACTGGATAAACTATTCAGTCCTCCGGCTCCTGTTGTGGAAGAAGAAGACGATGGAGCAACTGCTCTAGAAGATTTACCTGGACTTTCTGCCCGCTTAATTGGCCTATTAAGGAGCGCAGGGATCAATAACGTCGAGACGTTGATCGAGATCAGCCAGGACGACTTGGCAAAACTCCCCGGCATAGGACAGACTACTGCCGCACAAATCCTTAGGATATTGGCGGAATCAGTAGAGTGGGTGGAGGAAAGCTGA
- the rimP gene encoding ribosome maturation factor RimP gives MYALMVSQRPNHTLIEVELDHLGHPYGSVSLLECEQVSRKLNEELERISPDLNYTLKVSSAGAERKLVIPEDLDRFRGIPVRLVYKLEGSVDKEGIFKILDRKEDKIFLEPFSKRKTKGSKKKEVILELKDILKGNLYVSI, from the coding sequence CTGTATGCACTCATGGTTAGCCAAAGGCCCAACCATACGCTGATCGAGGTAGAGTTGGATCACCTCGGACACCCGTACGGTTCCGTCAGCCTTCTGGAATGTGAGCAAGTTTCCAGAAAACTGAATGAAGAGTTGGAGCGGATCTCACCGGATCTGAACTATACTCTCAAAGTTTCTTCCGCCGGTGCGGAAAGAAAACTGGTGATTCCCGAGGATCTGGATAGATTCCGAGGAATACCGGTACGACTCGTCTATAAGTTAGAAGGGTCGGTCGATAAAGAAGGAATTTTTAAGATTCTGGATAGGAAAGAGGACAAGATCTTTTTAGAACCGTTTTCCAAGAGGAAAACAAAAGGTTCTAAAAAAAAGGAAGTCATTCTGGAATTGAAGGATATACTGAAAGGAAATTTGTACGTAAGTATTTGA
- a CDS encoding LIC_12708 family protein, translating into MQNSFTSKIRTSSVRKYLPFFLCFILAIGACSKFRVDDYNPYLYGRVKLGKDLKELQVSIVNRVPTNVPNQVAVASGVIYVPDFEQSLIKAFNSDGDLKFVIGSSKEKQDKVKTYNIKLGRIGLVTVSDGDDIYVQSRVSKEDAKADKVAENIYAKKSGEFRTEVEEAVPSVILKINDSGKLSQTIYADGVGGSIPFGYVERMEAGNNDLLFVFHRQNGAMRLSIFDEAGKLKQKVEGSDYKDSLNQGEAYTWYVDSFISHPDGEYILGSFSFYETKSGRFKNRKILKYELKDKRITPIKEIQDPSETLYWVLNNDNFFIWETEVEEGNSIRLQVHDEDGNHVNNIRLNYPPPRGLWRETWMDTNDEIYSMKIRSGYLEIHKWK; encoded by the coding sequence ATGCAAAATTCTTTTACTTCCAAGATCAGGACCTCATCTGTCCGCAAATACCTTCCCTTTTTCTTATGCTTTATCTTAGCGATAGGAGCTTGTTCCAAATTCCGAGTAGATGATTACAATCCATATCTATACGGAAGAGTTAAATTAGGAAAAGATCTAAAAGAATTACAAGTAAGCATAGTCAATCGCGTCCCTACGAACGTTCCGAACCAGGTTGCGGTCGCTTCCGGAGTGATTTACGTTCCTGATTTCGAACAATCCTTGATCAAAGCATTTAACTCGGACGGAGATCTGAAGTTCGTGATCGGTAGCTCCAAGGAAAAACAGGATAAGGTCAAAACATATAATATTAAATTAGGAAGAATCGGATTAGTTACCGTTTCCGACGGAGATGATATCTACGTTCAATCCAGAGTTTCCAAAGAAGATGCAAAGGCAGACAAAGTTGCGGAGAATATTTACGCAAAAAAATCCGGAGAGTTTCGCACGGAAGTAGAAGAAGCAGTTCCTTCTGTGATCCTGAAAATAAACGATTCCGGAAAACTTTCCCAGACAATCTATGCCGACGGTGTAGGAGGTTCTATTCCTTTCGGTTATGTGGAAAGAATGGAAGCGGGAAACAACGATCTACTATTCGTTTTTCATAGACAGAATGGAGCAATGAGGCTCAGCATTTTTGACGAAGCCGGAAAATTAAAACAAAAGGTAGAAGGTTCCGACTATAAAGATTCTTTAAACCAAGGAGAAGCTTATACTTGGTATGTGGACTCGTTCATCTCACATCCTGACGGGGAATATATACTTGGTTCCTTTAGTTTTTACGAAACAAAATCCGGAAGATTCAAAAACAGAAAGATCCTAAAATACGAACTCAAAGATAAAAGGATCACTCCTATCAAAGAGATCCAAGATCCTTCCGAAACATTGTATTGGGTTCTCAACAATGATAACTTTTTCATCTGGGAAACCGAGGTAGAAGAAGGAAATTCTATCCGACTCCAAGTCCACGACGAGGACGGAAATCATGTCAATAATATCCGTTTGAACTATCCTCCGCCTCGCGGCCTTTGGAGGGAAACTTGGATGGATACAAACGATGAGATCTATTCCATGAAGATCAGATCGGGTTATTTAGAGATCCATAAATGGAAATAA
- a CDS encoding bifunctional ADP-dependent NAD(P)H-hydrate dehydratase/NAD(P)H-hydrate epimerase, producing the protein MSPSHFQALFSEEEAKILDEQTIRDRNISGTLLMGFAAISIFQTWEKVFRSANKIIILCGSGNNGGDGYALAQFLMAEGLEVEIYSKEGNFSQETKYYKNITEELRIPNFPLEKFKSNLVNPGEVLVDSLLGTGFKGSLTGEISQAVSEIRSAKERLKDSLLVLSIDAVSGYSPDEKIPFAADILAEIGSPKTKNVFYPLPKEKKSFHPIGFLRQEFKTSKYLLPRADREELVSKLSREKDSHKYKNGSAVFIGGSEGMSGAILSSALAFQELGGGISQILTPSANTLTKVLKKDPSFMVSGLETSKKLSDYPFLKKANVICVGPGLASSDLPQYSFSKEAYLVFDAGAFKYLDEKNLGPRTILTPHLGEWSSIAGKKYQSQYSAFEDAKVWAKEKGTYLLLKGPVSILFSPDGNSYIWEFQEPKLAVMGTGDLLVGVLTFFLSRGEDMIESVRLSQSILLHCAELCKGYPTAARIRKKIRNLLQ; encoded by the coding sequence ATGAGCCCATCTCATTTCCAGGCATTATTCAGCGAAGAAGAAGCAAAAATCCTAGACGAGCAAACTATCCGAGATAGAAATATCTCGGGGACATTGCTCATGGGATTTGCGGCGATTTCCATCTTCCAAACCTGGGAAAAAGTTTTTAGATCCGCAAATAAGATCATTATACTCTGCGGTTCAGGTAACAACGGAGGAGACGGATACGCCTTAGCCCAATTTTTAATGGCAGAAGGTCTCGAAGTGGAGATCTATTCCAAAGAAGGAAACTTCTCCCAAGAAACAAAATATTATAAAAATATAACAGAAGAACTGAGGATCCCAAACTTCCCTTTAGAAAAATTTAAGAGCAATCTTGTAAATCCCGGAGAAGTATTGGTAGATTCTCTTTTAGGAACAGGATTCAAGGGATCATTGACGGGAGAAATATCCCAGGCGGTTTCCGAAATTCGCTCTGCCAAAGAAAGATTAAAAGATTCTTTATTGGTCCTGAGCATAGATGCGGTTTCAGGATATTCTCCGGACGAAAAAATCCCCTTTGCAGCGGATATCTTGGCAGAAATCGGATCTCCTAAAACCAAGAATGTATTCTACCCTTTGCCTAAGGAAAAAAAGTCGTTTCATCCAATAGGGTTCTTACGCCAAGAATTTAAAACTTCCAAATATCTTTTACCAAGAGCGGATAGAGAAGAGTTAGTTTCTAAACTTTCCAGAGAAAAAGACTCCCATAAATACAAAAACGGTTCCGCAGTATTCATAGGTGGCTCGGAAGGAATGTCGGGAGCGATCTTATCTTCCGCACTCGCTTTCCAAGAATTGGGAGGAGGAATTTCCCAGATACTCACTCCTTCCGCAAATACTCTCACGAAAGTTTTGAAAAAAGATCCTTCCTTCATGGTATCGGGGTTAGAAACTTCTAAAAAACTTTCCGATTATCCGTTTTTGAAAAAGGCAAATGTGATATGTGTAGGGCCAGGGCTTGCATCTTCTGATCTTCCCCAATATTCTTTTTCAAAAGAGGCGTATCTTGTCTTTGATGCAGGTGCATTCAAGTATTTGGATGAAAAAAACTTAGGCCCTCGCACGATACTCACTCCTCATTTAGGAGAATGGTCTTCTATTGCGGGTAAAAAATACCAAAGCCAATATTCCGCATTCGAAGATGCAAAGGTTTGGGCAAAGGAAAAGGGAACATATTTACTTTTAAAAGGACCTGTTTCCATTCTGTTCTCTCCCGATGGGAACTCCTATATTTGGGAATTCCAAGAACCTAAACTGGCTGTCATGGGAACAGGAGATTTGCTTGTAGGAGTTCTAACATTCTTCTTATCGCGGGGAGAAGATATGATAGAATCTGTCAGACTTTCCCAAAGTATACTTTTGCATTGCGCGGAGTTATGCAAAGGTTACCCTACTGCTGCTCGGATACGAAAGAAAATTCGGAATCTTTTGCAATAG
- a CDS encoding CDGSH iron-sulfur domain-containing protein produces the protein MEIVKGKEATILFDGKKCIHSRNCVLSRPDVFVPNVEGEWIYPDKASVEEIKSLALNCPSGAIRFESNDPSFKETAPPVNVLRVRENGPIAIHADIELEGLEKQYRLTLCRCGASTHKPFCDATHVSIGFTATGEPSVQESQPLPVRNGILKIEPTKNGPLKVSGNLEICSGTGKVTNRTTETYLCRCGGSSNKPYCDGTHRKIKFKSE, from the coding sequence ATGGAAATCGTAAAAGGAAAAGAAGCCACCATTCTTTTTGACGGCAAGAAATGTATTCATTCCAGAAATTGTGTATTGAGTAGACCCGACGTATTCGTTCCGAACGTCGAAGGAGAATGGATCTATCCGGATAAGGCAAGTGTAGAAGAGATCAAATCCTTAGCTTTGAATTGTCCTTCTGGTGCGATCCGTTTCGAATCGAATGATCCTTCTTTTAAGGAAACTGCCCCTCCGGTCAATGTTTTGAGAGTAAGAGAGAACGGGCCGATTGCGATCCATGCGGATATCGAGTTAGAAGGTCTCGAAAAACAATATAGGCTCACACTTTGTAGATGTGGAGCTTCTACCCATAAGCCTTTTTGCGATGCAACTCATGTGAGTATCGGTTTTACAGCAACGGGAGAACCTTCTGTCCAAGAGTCTCAACCTTTGCCGGTTCGGAATGGGATCTTAAAAATAGAACCTACTAAAAACGGTCCTTTGAAGGTGAGCGGAAATTTAGAAATTTGTTCCGGGACTGGAAAGGTAACAAATAGAACCACCGAAACTTACCTCTGTCGTTGTGGTGGTTCTTCCAATAAACCTTATTGCGACGGAACTCATCGCAAGATCAAATTTAAGTCTGAGTGA
- a CDS encoding DUF1343 domain-containing protein, translating to MKKNRILSDAKAIGMLTNQSAYGWKGDYHFRIIQKEYGLKKLFLPEHGLFAELQDQVSGSGLIYDLGETQVLNLYGDNEESLAPAEEVLSDLDTLIIDIRDVGARYYTFLTTALYAMQAVDRLAKKGKPRPRILVSNAKNPAGSRIEGSPLEKKFSSFVGVEGTLHRHGLSAAGLLEYYKDTFKLDLELSRLDLYPKKSSEFLWVPPSPNIPAQTTCYVYTGLCLLEGTNLSEGRGTTRPFETFGAPYINDLDRSLLEKLEEKQKGIFRLRPLKFIPTFHKHAGKVCGGYQILLDKPKKFHSLLFGLLLIRTLREFYPNQFEFLQGPYEFRSDLPAIQLLVGDQFLLDYLDGKRSYSEIQDYLEDTEKKWKKVTKHYD from the coding sequence ATGAAAAAAAACAGAATTCTCTCCGATGCAAAAGCAATCGGAATGCTTACCAACCAAAGCGCATATGGTTGGAAAGGCGATTATCATTTCCGGATCATCCAAAAAGAGTATGGACTCAAAAAACTGTTTTTGCCTGAACATGGACTTTTTGCAGAACTCCAAGATCAGGTCTCCGGAAGCGGGCTTATCTACGACTTGGGAGAAACTCAGGTCCTAAATTTGTATGGAGACAATGAGGAAAGTCTTGCTCCAGCCGAAGAAGTATTATCCGATCTGGACACATTGATCATAGATATCAGAGATGTAGGCGCTCGTTATTATACATTTTTGACCACGGCATTGTATGCCATGCAGGCTGTAGATCGACTCGCCAAAAAAGGAAAACCGAGACCTCGCATTTTAGTATCGAATGCAAAAAATCCGGCTGGCTCCAGGATCGAAGGTTCTCCTTTAGAAAAAAAATTTTCTTCATTCGTTGGGGTAGAAGGTACACTGCACCGACATGGTCTCTCAGCTGCGGGCCTTTTGGAATATTATAAGGATACATTCAAACTGGATCTGGAACTTTCCAGATTGGATCTATATCCCAAAAAGAGTTCTGAGTTTTTATGGGTTCCACCTTCTCCCAATATTCCTGCTCAAACAACTTGTTATGTATATACTGGACTTTGTCTTTTAGAAGGAACAAATCTTTCAGAAGGGAGAGGGACCACTCGGCCATTCGAAACATTCGGTGCTCCCTATATCAACGATCTGGACAGATCACTTTTGGAAAAACTGGAGGAAAAACAAAAAGGAATTTTTAGGCTCAGACCTTTGAAGTTTATTCCCACCTTTCATAAACATGCGGGAAAAGTTTGTGGAGGTTACCAGATCCTATTGGATAAACCTAAAAAATTCCATAGTTTATTGTTTGGATTATTGCTTATCCGCACATTGAGAGAATTTTATCCGAACCAGTTTGAATTCCTGCAAGGGCCTTATGAATTTAGATCCGATCTACCTGCAATCCAACTCTTGGTAGGAGACCAGTTCCTCCTGGATTACCTAGATGGAAAAAGATCTTACTCAGAGATCCAAGATTACCTGGAAGATACCGAAAAGAAATGGAAGAAGGTCACAAAACATTACGATTGA
- a CDS encoding Crp/Fnr family transcriptional regulator, which yields MALDTSVPNQKVTIKAGTVLFPEGSAANSLNVLHSGALRYLVDAPGSRKLELFKISGANLTPGASALFGSGRYPFTIVAEQDCVLSTYVMSQSTVGRSLAARSSLGIMVGRSLLREITESFKRVNQLRKIASDMGKTNDNLSLLYYQFNPSVFPDIKPGQPIADPSSEIVDPVLRLARENLKHYFDNGGILPERPTANYVEEDHSQLLVKYYPEEIEFQDGEFNFVRKVILADPNLLAQLFAPDPSMVSYVCDKLGRVQNNLTENAKSILEELDEDFSLLLGGVESLTEKYFLILDMAASGYATAPPEFVVPILQVVSQKIERALAGHQALFGSAIVGPSPNIKPFIEKTAGLAKKFEASNPTAKAASNGSGVSVDGSADATAIRKELANSASTIIQFSGMGGDAIKEFSAMMVKLKSLKNPLDSDNDTRKLRRSITKTYFDIYAACFQKYVSSGKNVPKPVDLMLKYGFFDETMLDDSQLVFMSTFKDAITSVSDIPIHYGTEWLEKIYKRECPTSLDELGQNFFDKVKMDNRNAVFKKESDLPPDIDNPEARLKFEFGAMYEANVRLTTGSLATYLPILTKYHSQIPLGKAYVTKKMLTDTIHDIMAVDFSVFNREVIYNNPEMGINKEFVQRAIVPDFVIVPSIGSKIMMWQELSIHRGSGSKESRGRIVLPIFVQGDLKSLLIDAFAAFRWELCKTILGPEWNNVGNPSITADYMDYVQFYKKNKDLSIEIKEKLAAEFKRFRNERDIFANDYQLWIKYEAEGVQRLNRVVRGIFYRHIPFARTIREKVSKMPAFGEINNRFVNIRTRKFTELENRYKKYINALGSLPDPLRENMEFYRV from the coding sequence ATGGCACTAGATACAAGCGTACCAAATCAAAAAGTAACAATAAAAGCAGGGACGGTTTTATTTCCGGAAGGAAGCGCCGCGAATTCTCTCAACGTATTGCATAGCGGAGCCTTGCGTTATTTGGTAGATGCTCCAGGTTCCAGAAAACTGGAGTTATTCAAAATTTCAGGAGCCAATTTGACTCCAGGCGCATCCGCACTTTTCGGCAGCGGACGTTATCCTTTTACAATTGTAGCAGAACAAGACTGTGTGCTTTCTACGTATGTTATGTCCCAGTCTACTGTGGGTCGTTCTCTCGCCGCCAGAAGTTCTTTGGGGATTATGGTAGGTCGTTCTCTTTTAAGAGAGATCACTGAGTCTTTCAAAAGAGTGAACCAGCTCAGAAAGATCGCTTCCGATATGGGAAAGACGAACGATAATCTTTCTCTTTTGTACTATCAATTCAATCCTAGCGTTTTTCCGGATATTAAGCCTGGGCAACCAATCGCGGATCCAAGTTCCGAGATTGTGGATCCGGTTTTGAGACTTGCGCGGGAAAATTTAAAACATTATTTCGATAATGGCGGTATCCTGCCGGAAAGACCTACTGCAAATTATGTAGAAGAAGATCATTCTCAGCTTCTTGTTAAATATTATCCGGAAGAAATAGAATTCCAAGATGGCGAATTTAACTTCGTTCGTAAGGTAATTTTGGCGGACCCAAATCTTCTCGCACAATTATTCGCTCCAGATCCTAGCATGGTTTCTTATGTCTGCGACAAACTCGGTAGAGTGCAGAACAATCTTACTGAAAACGCAAAAAGTATCTTAGAAGAATTGGATGAAGACTTCTCTCTTCTTTTGGGCGGGGTAGAAAGTCTTACCGAAAAATACTTCCTGATCCTGGATATGGCTGCGAGCGGTTACGCAACTGCTCCTCCAGAGTTTGTAGTCCCAATCTTACAAGTTGTTTCTCAGAAGATCGAAAGAGCTCTTGCAGGCCACCAGGCACTATTCGGTTCTGCAATTGTAGGACCTTCTCCTAATATTAAACCGTTTATTGAAAAGACTGCAGGTCTTGCTAAAAAATTCGAAGCTTCTAATCCGACTGCAAAGGCTGCTTCGAATGGAAGCGGAGTTTCTGTGGATGGTTCTGCGGATGCGACTGCAATTCGAAAAGAATTGGCAAATTCAGCATCTACGATCATCCAATTCTCCGGTATGGGCGGAGATGCGATCAAAGAGTTTTCCGCGATGATGGTAAAACTCAAATCCTTAAAGAATCCTTTAGACTCGGACAATGACACTCGTAAGTTAAGAAGGTCCATTACAAAAACCTACTTCGATATTTACGCTGCCTGTTTCCAAAAGTACGTAAGCTCAGGGAAGAACGTCCCTAAACCTGTAGACTTGATGTTGAAATACGGTTTCTTCGACGAAACAATGCTGGATGATTCTCAATTAGTGTTCATGTCCACATTCAAGGACGCGATCACTTCCGTTTCGGATATTCCGATCCATTATGGAACCGAATGGCTCGAAAAAATTTATAAAAGAGAATGCCCTACTTCCCTGGATGAGCTCGGTCAGAACTTCTTCGACAAGGTCAAGATGGACAACCGAAACGCAGTTTTCAAAAAAGAATCCGATCTTCCTCCTGATATAGACAATCCGGAAGCAAGATTGAAGTTCGAATTCGGTGCGATGTATGAGGCGAACGTTCGACTTACCACCGGTTCCTTGGCTACTTACTTGCCTATCCTTACAAAGTATCATTCTCAAATCCCTCTGGGAAAAGCGTACGTTACCAAAAAGATGCTAACGGATACGATCCACGATATCATGGCTGTGGACTTCTCCGTGTTCAATAGAGAGGTGATCTATAATAATCCCGAGATGGGGATCAACAAGGAGTTCGTCCAAAGAGCGATCGTTCCTGACTTTGTAATTGTTCCTTCTATCGGTAGTAAGATCATGATGTGGCAGGAGCTTTCCATCCACAGGGGTTCCGGTTCAAAGGAAAGTAGAGGTAGGATCGTCCTTCCTATTTTCGTGCAAGGGGATCTAAAGTCTCTTTTGATCGATGCATTTGCCGCGTTCCGTTGGGAACTTTGTAAAACGATCTTAGGACCAGAATGGAATAACGTAGGAAATCCATCCATCACCGCGGACTATATGGACTATGTTCAGTTCTACAAGAAGAACAAAGACCTTTCCATAGAGATCAAAGAAAAGTTAGCAGCTGAATTCAAACGTTTCCGGAACGAAAGGGATATTTTTGCGAACGACTACCAGCTTTGGATCAAATACGAAGCAGAAGGTGTACAAAGGTTGAACCGTGTCGTCCGGGGAATTTTCTACCGTCATATTCCATTCGCAAGAACGATCCGGGAGAAGGTCTCCAAAATGCCTGCCTTCGGCGAGATCAATAATAGATTCGTCAATATTCGCACTCGTAAGTTTACGGAGCTGGAAAACAGATATAAGAAGTATATCAACGCATTAGGAAGTCTTCCGGATCCTCTTCGGGAGAATATGGAATTCTATCGAGTTTAA
- a CDS encoding SDR family oxidoreductase, translated as MSNISETVLVTGASGHLGRIVLDELLKRGHNKIIATTRKPETLEDFAKRGVTVRKASFDDPASLVEAFQGADRILIISTDNIGNRIEEHSQAIDSAVKAGAKRILYTSLAKADEVPVTFAYEHEGTEEKIKQSGLAYTILRNNMYSDYLVPKLQHAVASGSLYGSGGEGACAYVSRTDCAKAAAAALLSSESGNKILEISGPKAWTYKELAKFTSELVNKPISYVDLPAEELSKALVGAGVPKPMADALASFDVSIREGYLKEVNTSVKDLIGEALQDVTALLKENKSLLVS; from the coding sequence ATGAGTAATATTTCTGAAACAGTATTAGTAACGGGAGCTTCCGGACATCTAGGAAGAATTGTCCTAGATGAATTATTAAAAAGAGGTCATAACAAGATCATCGCTACAACCCGTAAGCCTGAAACCTTAGAAGACTTTGCAAAAAGAGGAGTTACGGTACGAAAGGCAAGTTTCGACGATCCGGCTAGTCTTGTCGAAGCATTCCAAGGCGCAGATCGGATCTTGATCATCAGCACGGACAATATCGGAAATAGGATCGAGGAACATAGCCAGGCGATAGATTCTGCAGTAAAGGCAGGAGCAAAACGAATTCTTTATACTTCTTTGGCCAAAGCCGACGAAGTTCCAGTCACTTTCGCATACGAGCACGAGGGAACCGAAGAGAAGATCAAACAAAGCGGTCTCGCATACACGATTCTTCGTAATAATATGTACTCGGATTATTTAGTCCCGAAACTACAGCATGCAGTTGCAAGTGGTTCACTTTACGGTTCAGGAGGAGAAGGTGCCTGCGCTTATGTTTCCAGAACTGACTGTGCTAAAGCGGCAGCGGCTGCGTTACTTTCTTCCGAATCCGGAAATAAAATATTAGAGATCAGTGGACCTAAGGCTTGGACCTATAAGGAACTTGCAAAATTCACTTCGGAATTGGTGAATAAACCGATTTCTTACGTAGATCTTCCTGCAGAAGAACTTTCTAAAGCTTTAGTTGGAGCGGGAGTTCCAAAACCTATGGCGGATGCTTTGGCTTCTTTTGATGTGTCTATTCGAGAAGGTTATTTGAAAGAAGTAAACACGTCTGTAAAAGATCTTATTGGGGAAGCGCTTCAGGATGTGACTGCGTTACTTAAAGAGAACAAATCACTTTTGGTTTCGTAA
- a CDS encoding alcohol dehydrogenase encodes MKSIRLVEFGSSLKWEEAQDPEPKGSEVLLEVISCGVCHSDLHLRDGYYKIGGEEKLFVKDRGVKLPLTPGHEVVGKVLKIGPKVTSVSVGETKLVYPWIGCGTCEECDSGNPQLCSAPRSLGIYQDGGYSDRILVPDEKWLLDIYDLSPEYACSYACAGLTAYGALKKALPLKETDSLVIIGAGGLGMFASQLVPLLTEAKVIFLDLDESRLAKLREIGFYTVHSSHSDPASEVKKISGSLGVSVVIDFVNNSATSSLGFSLLKKNGTLIGVGLFGGELKIPTPILSLRSLTVRGSYTGSPGELKELLQLVSEKKIRPVPVQIRNLKDADSALNDLSSGKVLGRLVLSGKSV; translated from the coding sequence ATGAAAAGTATTAGATTAGTAGAATTCGGATCCTCTTTAAAATGGGAGGAAGCACAAGATCCTGAACCGAAAGGTTCCGAAGTATTATTGGAAGTCATCTCTTGTGGTGTCTGTCATTCGGATCTTCATTTACGTGATGGTTATTACAAAATAGGCGGAGAAGAAAAACTTTTCGTAAAAGACAGAGGAGTTAAACTTCCACTAACTCCCGGTCATGAAGTTGTAGGAAAAGTATTAAAAATAGGTCCAAAGGTTACTTCCGTTTCTGTGGGAGAAACAAAGTTAGTTTATCCTTGGATAGGTTGCGGGACCTGCGAAGAATGTGACTCTGGAAATCCACAACTTTGTTCCGCTCCTAGATCCTTAGGGATCTACCAAGACGGAGGTTATTCGGACCGGATCTTGGTCCCGGATGAGAAATGGCTTTTGGATATCTACGATCTTTCTCCAGAATATGCATGTTCTTATGCATGTGCAGGACTTACCGCCTACGGAGCTTTGAAAAAAGCTCTACCTCTAAAAGAAACCGATTCTTTGGTGATCATTGGTGCAGGTGGGCTTGGAATGTTTGCTTCACAATTGGTTCCTCTTCTTACGGAAGCAAAAGTGATCTTTTTAGATCTGGACGAGTCTCGTTTGGCAAAACTAAGAGAGATTGGATTTTATACTGTACACTCTTCTCATTCTGATCCTGCAAGCGAGGTTAAAAAGATCTCAGGTTCTCTGGGGGTTTCCGTAGTCATCGATTTCGTGAATAATAGTGCCACTTCTTCTTTGGGATTTTCTCTATTGAAAAAGAACGGGACTCTGATCGGGGTGGGGTTATTTGGCGGAGAATTAAAGATCCCGACCCCAATTCTGTCTCTTAGAAGTTTAACAGTTCGTGGAAGTTATACAGGTTCTCCCGGGGAGCTGAAGGAGCTACTACAACTTGTATCCGAGAAAAAGATCCGTCCTGTTCCGGTGCAGATCAGGAATTTAAAAGATGCGGATTCCGCTTTGAACGACCTATCTTCCGGAAAAGTATTGGGAAGGTTGGTATTGTCCGGAAAATCGGTCTGA